The Uruburuella testudinis genome window below encodes:
- a CDS encoding MetQ/NlpA family ABC transporter substrate-binding protein, producing the protein MQVNTLLKTFSAAALALTLAACGGQTETAAPAAASDASAAAGAEKKEIVFGTTVGDFGDMVKDQIQPALAKKGYTVKLVEFTDYVRPNLALAEGELDINVFQHKPYLDDFKKEHNLDITEAFQVPTAPLGLYPGKLKSLDEVKEGASVSAPNDPSNFARALVMLNELGWITLKEGVNPLTASKADIAENLKNIKIVELEAAQLPRSRADVDFAIVNGNYAMSSGMKLTEALFQEPSFAYVNWSAVKTADQDSQWLKDVTEAYNSDEFKAYAHKRFAGYKYPAVWGEGAAVGAASEASATASAASAQ; encoded by the coding sequence ATGCAAGTCAACACATTATTGAAAACCTTCTCTGCCGCTGCGCTGGCGCTAACATTGGCTGCTTGCGGCGGCCAAACAGAAACTGCTGCGCCTGCGGCCGCTTCAGATGCTTCGGCTGCCGCCGGTGCTGAGAAAAAAGAAATCGTTTTCGGCACCACCGTGGGCGATTTCGGCGATATGGTCAAAGACCAAATCCAGCCGGCGCTGGCTAAAAAAGGCTATACCGTAAAATTGGTAGAATTCACCGATTACGTGCGCCCCAACCTGGCCTTGGCCGAGGGCGAGTTGGACATCAACGTCTTCCAGCACAAACCGTATCTGGATGATTTCAAAAAAGAGCATAATCTGGACATTACCGAAGCTTTCCAAGTGCCGACTGCGCCTTTGGGCCTGTATCCCGGCAAGCTCAAATCGCTGGATGAAGTGAAAGAGGGCGCCAGCGTTTCTGCACCGAACGACCCTTCCAACTTCGCCCGTGCCTTGGTGATGCTCAACGAGCTGGGCTGGATTACCCTGAAAGAAGGCGTTAACCCGCTCACTGCCTCAAAAGCCGATATTGCCGAAAATTTGAAAAACATCAAAATTGTTGAGCTGGAAGCCGCGCAGCTGCCGCGCAGCCGTGCCGATGTCGATTTTGCCATTGTGAACGGCAACTACGCCATGAGCAGCGGCATGAAGCTGACCGAAGCGCTGTTTCAAGAACCGAGCTTCGCTTATGTTAACTGGTCTGCCGTGAAAACCGCCGATCAAGACAGCCAATGGTTGAAAGATGTTACCGAAGCGTATAATTCGGATGAATTCAAAGCTTATGCCCACAAACGTTTCGCCGGCTACAAATATCCGGCTGTATGGGGCGAAGGTGCTGCCGTCGGTGCCGCTTCTGAAGCTTCGGCTACCGCCTCTGCCGCTTCAGCACAATAA
- a CDS encoding metal ABC transporter solute-binding protein, Zn/Mn family, translating into MKHWKVAVLAALCSGALHAAPMPVVTSFSILGDVTQQIGGERVAVQNLVGANQDSHAYHMTSADVKKIRAAKLVLLNGLGLEKAELQRAVKQSKVAYAEAAEGIKPLPALEHGHHHGDGHDHSHDHGHDHGHDHGEFDPHVWTDPVLMQKYASNVAVALIKADPEGAGYYRQRFNAYQGELKKLDSYARAQFNAIAADKRKVLTGHDAFNYMGKRYNIRFIAPQSVSSEAEPSAKQVAAIIRQIKREGIKAVFAENIKDTRMVDRIAKETGAKVSGKLYSDALGSGAPADTYVNMYRYNVRVLSDAMK; encoded by the coding sequence ATGAAACATTGGAAAGTAGCGGTATTGGCCGCTTTGTGTTCGGGCGCGCTGCATGCCGCGCCGATGCCGGTGGTAACCAGCTTCAGCATTTTGGGCGATGTTACCCAGCAAATCGGCGGCGAGCGGGTGGCGGTGCAAAACCTGGTGGGCGCGAATCAAGACAGCCATGCCTACCATATGACCAGCGCCGATGTGAAAAAAATCCGCGCAGCCAAGCTGGTGCTGCTCAACGGTTTGGGCTTGGAAAAAGCCGAATTGCAACGCGCCGTGAAGCAGAGCAAAGTGGCTTATGCCGAGGCTGCGGAAGGCATCAAACCTTTGCCGGCGCTGGAACACGGCCATCACCACGGCGACGGTCACGATCACAGCCATGACCATGGTCACGACCATGGCCATGACCACGGCGAATTCGACCCGCATGTATGGACCGACCCGGTGTTGATGCAGAAATATGCATCGAATGTGGCCGTAGCGCTGATTAAAGCCGACCCGGAAGGCGCAGGCTATTACCGGCAGCGTTTTAATGCTTACCAAGGCGAATTGAAAAAGCTCGACAGCTATGCGCGTGCGCAATTTAACGCCATTGCAGCAGACAAACGCAAAGTGCTTACCGGCCACGATGCGTTCAACTATATGGGCAAGCGCTACAATATCCGTTTTATCGCACCGCAAAGTGTGAGCAGCGAGGCTGAGCCTTCGGCCAAGCAGGTAGCGGCGATTATCCGCCAAATCAAGCGCGAAGGCATTAAAGCGGTGTTTGCCGAAAACATCAAAGACACGCGCATGGTCGACCGTATCGCCAAAGAAACCGGCGCCAAAGTGAGCGGCAAGCTGTATTCCGATGCTTTGGGCAGCGGTGCGCCGGCAGATACTTACGTGAATATGTATCGCTACAACGTGCGGGTGTTGAGCGACGCCATGAAATAA
- a CDS encoding metal ABC transporter permease, whose product MNPYELIIAPFAEFDFMRYALASVVFLALSAAPVGVFLVMRRMSLVGDALSHAVLPGAAIGYMFAGLSLPAMSLGGFAAGMLMALLAGLASRFTGLKEDANFAAFYLSSLAVGVVLVSKSGNSVDLLHLLFGSVLAVDLPALQLVAGVASVTIVALAVIFRPLVLESIDPLFLQAVGGKGGFWHILFLVLVVMNLVAGFQALGTLMSVGLMMLPAISARLWAKSMGALMLMAVAVALVCGFGGLLFSYYVEIPSGPAIILWCGVFYLLSVFFGWEGGVLPKWLRRRKHHAV is encoded by the coding sequence ATGAATCCATACGAATTAATAATCGCCCCGTTTGCCGAGTTTGACTTTATGCGCTATGCGCTGGCATCGGTGGTGTTTTTGGCTTTGAGCGCCGCGCCGGTGGGCGTGTTTCTGGTGATGCGCCGCATGAGCCTGGTGGGCGATGCGCTCAGCCATGCGGTGTTGCCGGGGGCGGCCATCGGCTATATGTTTGCCGGCTTGAGCCTGCCGGCCATGAGTTTGGGCGGTTTTGCCGCCGGCATGCTGATGGCGCTGCTGGCCGGTTTGGCCAGCCGCTTTACCGGTTTGAAAGAAGATGCCAATTTTGCCGCTTTTTATCTGAGCAGCCTGGCAGTCGGCGTGGTGTTGGTCAGCAAAAGCGGCAACAGTGTCGATTTGCTGCATTTGCTGTTCGGCTCGGTGTTGGCGGTGGATTTGCCGGCCTTGCAATTGGTGGCGGGCGTGGCCAGTGTAACCATTGTGGCTCTGGCGGTGATTTTCCGGCCGCTGGTGCTGGAAAGCATCGATCCGCTGTTTTTGCAGGCAGTGGGCGGTAAAGGCGGTTTTTGGCATATTTTGTTTTTGGTGCTGGTGGTGATGAATCTGGTGGCCGGCTTTCAGGCCTTGGGCACATTGATGTCGGTGGGGTTGATGATGCTGCCGGCCATTTCCGCCCGCTTGTGGGCGAAAAGCATGGGCGCGTTGATGTTGATGGCGGTGGCGGTGGCGCTGGTGTGCGGCTTCGGCGGCCTGCTGTTTTCATATTATGTAGAAATTCCGTCGGGCCCCGCGATTATTTTGTGGTGCGGTGTATTTTATCTGTTGTCGGTGTTTTTTGGCTGGGAAGGCGGTGTGCTGCCTAAGTGGCTGCGCAGGCGCAAACACCACGCCGTATAG
- a CDS encoding carbohydrate kinase family protein — MKVTSFGEVLWDDFPDGKVLGGAPLNVLVRLRSLGVDGSIISRRGDDADGEELLRQIESKNVGTELLQIDQKQATSLVKVKLDSKGSASYDIVYPCAWDRIEVQQEALERVADSDAFIYGSLSTRDEVSRATLEKLVEQAKFKIFDVNLRPPHYDTGRLLEMMKTADLIKLNDDELHELAKTYGSKYNSLEQNIRFLAELSGTPRMCVTLGCHGAIYYQEGLLYHHSGFRVDVADTVGSGDSFLAGLTYKLLNNAAPQEAVTFACALGALVASHHGATPEISLQQIESFMNPA; from the coding sequence ATGAAAGTAACCAGTTTCGGCGAAGTGCTGTGGGATGATTTTCCCGACGGCAAAGTATTGGGTGGCGCCCCGCTCAACGTGCTCGTCCGCCTTCGCTCACTCGGCGTCGACGGCAGCATCATCAGCCGTCGCGGCGATGATGCCGACGGCGAAGAATTGTTGCGCCAGATTGAAAGCAAAAACGTCGGCACCGAGCTTTTGCAAATCGATCAAAAACAGGCCACCAGCCTGGTGAAAGTGAAGCTCGACAGCAAAGGCAGTGCCTCTTACGACATTGTTTACCCCTGCGCGTGGGACCGCATCGAGGTGCAGCAGGAAGCGCTTGAGCGCGTGGCCGATTCCGACGCCTTCATTTACGGCAGCCTTTCCACCCGCGATGAAGTTTCCCGCGCCACGCTTGAAAAACTGGTCGAGCAGGCTAAATTTAAAATTTTCGATGTTAATCTGCGCCCGCCGCATTACGATACCGGCCGCCTGCTCGAAATGATGAAAACCGCCGATTTAATCAAGCTCAACGATGATGAGCTGCACGAGTTGGCCAAAACATACGGTTCGAAATACAACTCGCTGGAGCAAAACATCCGCTTTTTGGCAGAGCTGAGCGGCACACCGAGAATGTGCGTAACCCTCGGCTGCCACGGCGCCATCTACTATCAAGAAGGCCTGCTTTACCATCACAGCGGCTTTCGTGTAGACGTGGCAGACACCGTCGGCTCGGGCGACAGCTTCCTCGCCGGCCTGACCTACAAGCTGCTGAATAATGCCGCACCGCAAGAAGCCGTAACCTTTGCCTGCGCACTGGGCGCACTGGTGGCTTCACACCACGGCGCCACACCGGAAATCAGTCTGCAACAAATCGAAAGCTTTATGAATCCGGCCTGA
- a CDS encoding methionine ABC transporter ATP-binding protein: protein MIILDNVTKRYQHRDKSWFTAVEPISLTIEQGEIFGLMGYSGAGKSTLLRLINLLERPDSGKVTVGHQELTALNAADLRRARQNIGMVFQQFNLLSNRTVAENVAFPLEIAGWNVAKIQQRVAECLEIVGLEDRAAHYPAQLSGGQKQRVGIARALAPSPSVILADEPTSALDPATTRSVLECLQDINQRFNVTIVIVTHEMSVIRRLCDRTALLHQGKLLEVVEVRDNQIYAQSEIGRELIQED, encoded by the coding sequence ATGATTATTCTGGACAACGTCACCAAACGTTACCAACACCGCGATAAATCGTGGTTTACGGCCGTAGAGCCCATCAGCCTCACCATCGAGCAGGGTGAAATTTTCGGCCTGATGGGCTATTCGGGCGCGGGTAAATCGACGCTGCTGCGCCTGATTAACTTACTGGAGCGCCCCGACAGCGGCAAAGTAACCGTGGGTCATCAGGAGCTGACCGCGCTCAATGCCGCCGATTTGCGCCGTGCCCGCCAAAACATCGGTATGGTGTTCCAGCAATTCAACCTGCTGAGCAACCGTACCGTGGCCGAGAATGTGGCCTTTCCGCTTGAAATCGCCGGTTGGAATGTCGCGAAAATCCAACAGCGCGTGGCCGAATGCCTGGAAATTGTCGGTTTGGAAGACCGTGCTGCACATTACCCCGCCCAGCTTTCCGGCGGCCAGAAACAGCGGGTGGGCATCGCCCGCGCGCTTGCACCCAGCCCCAGCGTGATATTGGCCGATGAGCCGACTTCCGCGCTTGATCCGGCCACCACCCGCAGCGTGCTCGAATGCCTGCAAGACATTAATCAGCGATTTAATGTTACGATTGTTATCGTAACGCACGAAATGAGCGTTATCCGCCGCCTGTGCGACCGCACGGCTCTGCTGCATCAAGGCAAGCTTTTGGAAGTGGTTGAAGTGCGCGACAATCAAATCTATGCCCAATCCGAAATCGGGCGCGAACTGATTCAGGAGGATTGA
- a CDS encoding sugar porter family MFS transporter — MNQSKLLFWSITVALAGFLFGFDTVVISGADQALQKMWGSSSLFHGVVVMSSALWGTVIGALFGSIPTDKLGRKKTLICIGFLYIVGALGSALVSDPWLFAAFRFLGGLGVGASTIAAPAYVSEIAPPEKRGRLVAMYQFNIVFGILMAYLSNFMFTSLDLGENTWRWMLGIQVVPAVLYTLMVMSVPMSPRWLMMKGRFDEARAVLLQINPDANLDEMMSAAKADSEHKKESLWLKKYRTPVLLAFLIAFFNQVSGINAFLYYAPRIFEIAGLEKSAAMLSSVGIGVVNLIFTFVGLALIDKFGRRQLMYIGSFGYIISLGLVSLAFFQHWQGMAVPLFFFLFIAAHAIGQGTVIWVFISEIFPSYLRAQGQSLGSSTHWVLAAAIPAAIPFLFDSIGAAWVFVVFTAMMVLQLLFVMFMMPETKGVPLEELSQSLIKEDA; from the coding sequence ATGAACCAGTCTAAACTTCTTTTCTGGTCGATTACCGTCGCGCTGGCAGGTTTTCTGTTCGGCTTTGACACCGTTGTCATCTCCGGCGCAGACCAAGCGCTGCAAAAAATGTGGGGCAGCTCCAGCCTGTTTCACGGCGTGGTGGTGATGTCGTCCGCGCTGTGGGGCACGGTTATCGGCGCACTTTTCGGCAGCATTCCCACCGATAAATTAGGCCGCAAAAAAACCCTGATTTGCATCGGCTTTCTCTATATTGTCGGCGCCTTGGGCTCTGCACTGGTCTCCGACCCGTGGCTGTTTGCCGCCTTCCGTTTCCTCGGCGGCTTGGGCGTGGGGGCATCCACCATTGCCGCGCCGGCCTATGTGTCGGAAATTGCGCCGCCTGAAAAACGCGGCCGTTTGGTGGCGATGTATCAATTCAATATCGTATTCGGTATTTTGATGGCCTACCTTTCCAACTTTATGTTTACCAGCTTGGATTTGGGCGAAAACACTTGGCGCTGGATGCTCGGTATCCAAGTGGTGCCGGCAGTGCTCTACACGCTGATGGTGATGAGTGTGCCGATGTCGCCGCGCTGGCTGATGATGAAAGGCCGCTTCGACGAAGCGCGTGCGGTGTTGCTGCAAATCAACCCCGACGCCAATCTTGATGAAATGATGAGCGCAGCCAAAGCCGACAGCGAACACAAAAAAGAAAGCCTGTGGCTGAAAAAATACCGCACACCGGTGCTGCTGGCCTTTTTGATTGCCTTTTTCAACCAAGTGTCCGGCATCAATGCTTTCCTTTACTATGCCCCGCGTATTTTTGAAATCGCCGGCTTGGAAAAAAGCGCGGCCATGCTCAGCAGCGTGGGTATCGGCGTTGTCAACCTGATTTTCACCTTTGTCGGCCTGGCGCTGATTGATAAATTCGGCCGCCGCCAGCTGATGTATATCGGCTCATTCGGCTACATTATTTCGCTCGGCCTGGTATCGCTGGCTTTCTTCCAACACTGGCAGGGCATGGCCGTACCGCTGTTTTTCTTCCTGTTTATCGCCGCCCACGCCATCGGCCAAGGCACCGTGATTTGGGTGTTTATTTCCGAAATTTTCCCCAGCTATCTGCGCGCCCAAGGCCAATCATTGGGCAGCTCCACCCACTGGGTGTTAGCCGCCGCCATTCCCGCCGCCATCCCCTTCCTGTTTGACAGCATCGGCGCCGCTTGGGTATTTGTGGTCTTTACCGCCATGATGGTCTTGCAATTGCTGTTTGTCATGTTTATGATGCCCGAAACCAAAGGCGTGCCGCTTGAAGAATTGTCTCAATCACTGATTAAGGAAGATGCATAA
- a CDS encoding methionine ABC transporter permease, with translation MADLTLAQAVSTISGMRGEIVQAIWETFIMVGLSTTFATVFGTLLGVWLFVTANRQLHYNRPVNLVLDNLVNLMRAFPFVILMIAMIPATRAIVGSTIGPVAASLVLSVSGLFYFARLVEQNLREVPRGVIEAATSMGATPLTIIRKVLLNEARAGMVSSITVLAIGLLSYSAAAGMIGGGGLGDLAIRYGYYRYQTEVIIFIVAVLVLLVVIIQSLGNFIARKLDKR, from the coding sequence ATGGCGGATTTAACCTTGGCACAAGCCGTCAGCACCATCAGCGGTATGCGCGGCGAAATCGTGCAGGCCATATGGGAAACCTTTATTATGGTGGGCTTGAGCACCACGTTTGCGACCGTGTTCGGCACCTTACTGGGGGTATGGCTGTTTGTTACCGCCAACCGCCAGCTGCATTACAACCGGCCGGTGAATCTGGTGCTTGATAATCTGGTCAACCTGATGCGTGCCTTTCCGTTTGTGATTCTGATGATTGCCATGATTCCCGCCACCCGTGCGATTGTGGGCAGCACCATCGGGCCCGTGGCCGCTTCGCTGGTGTTGAGCGTGTCCGGCCTGTTTTACTTTGCCCGCCTGGTTGAGCAAAACCTGCGTGAAGTGCCGCGCGGCGTGATTGAAGCGGCGACCAGCATGGGCGCAACACCGCTAACGATTATCCGCAAAGTGCTGCTCAACGAAGCGCGCGCTGGTATGGTGTCGAGCATTACAGTGCTGGCCATCGGCCTGCTTTCCTACAGCGCCGCCGCGGGCATGATCGGTGGCGGCGGATTGGGCGATTTGGCCATCCGCTACGGCTATTACCGCTATCAAACCGAGGTAATTATTTTTATTGTTGCTGTTTTGGTATTATTGGTGGTGATTATTCAAAGTTTGGGTAACTTTATCGCCCGCAAGCTGGATAAACGTTGA